The Cheilinus undulatus linkage group 2, ASM1832078v1, whole genome shotgun sequence genome has a window encoding:
- the cluha gene encoding clustered mitochondria protein homolog isoform X3: MVSKTDDIPASVPNCNPVDLADEAGDGAQDSKESSKTHLKDSCGCGHSADTAMVNGDGAHGHTEETESKQDGNCEADGGEESNEQEVIVIQDTGFTVKIQAPGTEPFDLQVSPQEMVQEIHQVLMDREDTCHRTCFSLQLDGNVLDNFAELKSIEGLQEGSLLKVVEEPYTVREARIHVRHIRDLLKSLDPSDAYNGVDCNSLSFLSIFTDGDLGDSGKRKKKGNELEQIDCTPPEHILPGSKERPLVPLQPQNKDWKPMQCLKVLTMSGWNPPPGNRKMHGDLMYLYIVTVEERHVSVTASTRGFYLNQSTTYTFNPKPANPSFLSHSLVELLSQISPAFKKNFTALQKKRVQRHPFERIATPFQVYSWTAPQVDHAMDCVRAEDAYTSRLGYEEHIPGQTRDWNEELQTTRELPRKNLPERLLRERAIFKVHSDFAAAATRGAMAVIDGNVMAINPGEETRMQMFIWNNIFFSLGFDVRDHYRELGGDAAAHAAPTNDLNGVRAYGAVDVEGLYTLGTVVVDYRGYRVTAQSIIPGILEREQEQSVIYGSIDFGKTVVSHSKYLELLEKTSRPLKVQRHSVLNEKTETVELCSSVECKGIIGNDGRHYILDLLRTFPPDLNFLPVDGEVLSPESQRQGFPRQHRHRLACLRQELIEAFVEQRYLLFMKMAALQLMQQKANKDTKTDTAAITETSETTSESKDDTTQTQTAASDSSCPADISIDSTNQTDNSTSAASQAASDGEENSTKPTTNGPLELTATQNGECKSPLEDPKSREVVLNACKAVGSISNTSFDIRFNPDIFSPGVRFPDESADDVQKQKQLLKDAAAFLVSCQVPSLVKDCLDHSSVPMDGATLTEALHQRGINVRYLGSLLEFVDKTPAKAQLEHFYRIGISELITRCAKHIFKTYLQGVELSALSAAVSHFLNCFLSSFPDAVAHLPPDELVSRRKSRKRRNRVPGSGDNTAWASLTPSELWKNIASEAQSYYHFTIQCESVDQVVEKYGLQKITLLREISVKTGIQILIKEYNFDSRHKPAFTEEDILNIFPVVKHVNPKASDAFHFFQSGQAKVQQGFLKEGCELINEALNLFNNVYGAMHVEICACLRLLARLNYIMGDHPEALSNQQKAVLMSERVLGIEHPNTIQEYMHLALYCFANGQLSTALKLLYRARYLLLLVCGEDHPEMALLDSNIGLVLHGVMEYDLSLRFLENALTINTKYHGPRSLKVALSHHLVARVYESKAEFRSALQHEKEGYTIYKNQMGEAHEKTKESSEYLKYLTQQAVALQRTMNEIYKNGSNASIMPLKFTAPSMASVLEQLNIINGIIFIPLSQKDLENLKAEVQRRQQLQELGKSEEPSEDSPLELEDKIPID; the protein is encoded by the exons GGCACAGTGCAGATACAGCCATGGTGAATGGTGACGGGGCTCACGGGCACACAGAGGAGACAGAATCCAAACAGGATGGGAACTGTGAAGCGGATGGAGGGGAAGAGTCCAATGAACAGGAAGTGATCGTGATCCAGGACACAGGCTTCACCGTTAAGATCCAGGCACCAGGGACAGAGCCATTCGACCTGCAG GTATCTCCCCAGGAAATGGTTCAGGAGATCCATCAAGTGTTGATGGACCGTGAGGACACCTGCCACCGCACCTGCTTCTCCCTGCAGCTGGACGGAAATGTGCTGGACAACTTTGCTGAGCTCAAGTCCATCGAGGGTCTGCAGGAGGGCTCGCTGCTCAAAGTGGTGGAAG AGCCGTACACGGTGCGTGAGGCCCGCATTCATGTGCGTCACATCAGAGACCTGCTGAAGAGTCTGGACCCTTCAGATGCCTACAATGGGGTGGACTGtaactctctctccttccttaGTATCTTCACTGATGGTGACCTTGGAG ATAGCGGTAAGCGAAAGAAGAAGGGCAATGAGCTGGAACAGATTGACTGCACGCCTCCAGAGCACATCCTGCCTGGCAGCAAAGAGCGCCCCCTGGTGCCCCTCCAGCCACAGAACAAGGACTGGAAG CCCATGCAGTGCCTAAAGGTCCTAACCATGAGCGGCTGGAACCCTCCACCTGGAAACAGGAAGATGCACGGTGACCTCATGTACTTGTACATTGTGACTGTGGAGGAGCGCCATGTTAGCGTCACTGCCTCAACACGCGGCTTCTACCTCAACCA ATCTACTACCTACACCTTCAACCCTAAGCCAGCCAACCCAAGCTTCCTGAGCCATTCTCTGGTTGAGCTGCTGAGCCAGATCAGCCCTGCCTTTAAGAAAAACTTCACTGCCCTGCAAAAGAAAAG AGTCCAGAGACACCCTTTTGAGAGGATAGCCACGCCTTTCCAGGTGTACAGCTGGACAGCCCCGCAGGTAGACCATGCTATGGACTGTGTCCGAGCCGAGGACGCCTACACCTCCCGCCTGGGTTATGAGGAGCATATACCTGGACAG ACCAGGGATTGGAATGAGGAACTTCAGACAACCAGAGAGTTGCCCCGGAAAAACCTGCCTGAACGCCTGCTGAGGGAGAGAGCCATATTTAAG GTCCACAGTGACTTTGCGGCTGCTGCTACTCGAGGTGCCATGGCAGTAATCGACGGAAATGTAATGGCCATCAATCCTGGAGAGGAAACACGTATGCAGATGTTCATCTGGAACAATATCTTCTTTAGCCTAGGCTTTGACGTGAGGGACCACTATCGGGAACTGGGTGGAGACGCCGCTGCCCACGCTGCACCCACAAATGACTTGAACGGTGTACGAGCGTACGGTGCTGTGGATGTGGAGGGGCTGTACACTCTGGGCACAGTAGTGGTGGACTATAGAGGGTATCGTGTCACAGCCCAGTCCATCATCCCTGGGATCCTTGAGCGTGAGCAGGAGCAGAGCGTCATCTACGGATCCATCGACTTTGGAAAGACGGTGGTGTCTCACAGTAAATACCTGGAGCTGCTGGAGAAGACAAGCAGGCCACTTAAG GTCCAGAGACACAGTGTACTAAATGAGAAAACTGAGACGGTAGAGCTATGCTCTTCTGTCGAATGCAAGGGCATTATTGGAAACGATGGCCGACACTACATCTTGGACCTACTTCGCACTTTCCCTCCTGACCTTAACTTCCTGCCTGTGGATGGAGAGGTGCTGTCTCCAGAGAGTCAGCGCCAGGGCTTCCCCCGCCAGCACCGCCACCGCCTTGCTTGTCTACGCCAGGAGCTCATTGAGGCCTTTGTTGAGCAGAG ATATCTTCTCTTCATGAAAATGGCAGCACTACAGCTCATGCAGCAGAAAGCAAACAAGGACACAAAGACTGACACAGCCGCTATCACAGAAACCTCAGAAACGACCTCAGAAAGCAAAGATGATACAACCCAGACACAGACCGCTGCATCAGATTCTTCCTGTCCAGCAGACATCTCCATAGACAGCACAAACCAGACAGACAACAGCACTTCTGCTGCTTCACAGGCAGCCAGTGACGGTGAAGAAAACTCCACGAAGCCCACCACAAACGGGCCTCTTGAGCTCACAGCCACCCAGAATGGGGAATGCAAGAGCCCACTGGAGG ATCCCAAAAGCCGTGAGGTCGTCCTCAACGCCTGCAAGGCAGTGGGCTCCATCAGCAACACGTCTTTTGACATTCGCTTCAACCCTGACATCTTCTCCCCAG gagTACGTTTCCCGGATGAGAGTGCAGATGATGTACAGAAACAAAAGCAGCTTCTCAAAGATGCTGCTGCCTTCCTGGTTTCCTGTCAGGTCCCATCACTG GTTAAAGACTGTTTGGACCACAGCTCTGTGCCCATGGATGGAGCCACACTGACTGAAGCCTTGCACCAGAGAGGCATCAATGTCCGCTATTTGGGCTCATTGCTGGAGTTTGTGGACAAAACTCCTGCCAAAGCCCAGCTAGAGCACTTTTAT AGAATAGGCATCAGTGAGCTCATCACCAGATGTGCAAAACATATCTTCAAGACATACCTCCAG GGTGTGGAGTTGTCTGCCCTTTCTGCCGCTGTAAGCCATTTCCTCAACTGCTTCCTGAGTTCCTTCCCTGACGCAGTTGCCCACCTTCCTCCTGACGAGCTGGTGTCGCGCCGCAAAAGCCGCAAGCGCCGTAACAGGGTACCTGGCAGTGGTGATAACACGGCGTGGGCAAGCTTGACGCCCAGCGAGTTGTGGAAGAACATTGCCTCTGAGGCCCAGAGTTACTATCACTTCACTATACAGTG TGAAAGTGTGGACCAGGTGGTGGAGAAATATGGCCTCCAGAAAATCACTCTGCTCAGAGAAATTTCAGTCAAAACTGGCATCCAG ATTTTGATAAAGGAATATAACTTTGACAGCCGCCACAAGCCTGCCTTCACAGAAGAGGATATCCTGAATATTTTCCCTGTCGTGAAGCATGTTAACCCCAAAGCCTCAGATGCCTTCCACTTCTTCCAGAGTGGACAGGCCAAAGTGCAGCAAG GTTTCCTGAAGGAGGGCTGCGAGCTGATAAATGAGGCACTTAACCTCTTTAACAATGTGTACGGAGCCATGCACGTTGAGATTTGTGCCTGCCTGCGTCTCCTGGCACGCCTTAATTACATCATGGGAGATCATCCTGAG GCTCTGAGCAACCAGCAGAAAGCTGTTCTGATGAGTGAACGAGTCCTTGGCATTGAGCACCCCAACACGATTCAAGAATAT ATGCACTTGGCACTGTACTGCTTTGCAAATGGGCAGCTGTCCACAGCCCTGAAGCTGCTGTATCGTGCCCGTTACCTCTTGTTGTTGGTGTGTGGGGAGGACCACCCAGAGATGGCGTTGCTAGAC AGTAACATTGGGCTGGTGCTGCACGGAGTTATGGAGTATGATTTATCACTGAGATTCCTGGAGAACGCCTTGACCATCAACACAAAGTACCATGGACCCCGGTCCCTCAAAGTGGCCCTAAG CCATCATTTGGTGGCAAGGGTTTACGAGAGCAAGGCCGAATTTCGCTCTGCACTGCAGCATGAGAAGGAGGGTTACACCATTTACAAGAACCAG ATGGGAGAGGCACATGAGAAAACCAAGGAGAGTTCAGAGTACCTGAAGTATCTCACCCAACAGGCTGTAGCTCTACAGAGAACCATGAATGAGATCTACAAGAACGGTTCTAATGCTAGCATCATGCCCCTCAAG TTCACTGCTCCCAGCATGGCCAGTGTCCTGGAGCAGCTCAACATTATCAACGGCATCATCTTTATACCACTCag CCAAAAGGATCTGGAGAACTTGAAGGCGGAGGTTCAGAGGCGGCAGCAGCTGCAGGAACTGGGGAAGAGTGAGGAGCCTTCTGAGGACAGCCCACTGGAGCTGGAGGACAAAATTCCCATAGATTAA
- the cluha gene encoding clustered mitochondria protein homolog isoform X1, with translation MVSKTDDIPASVPNCNPVDLADEAGDGAQDSKESSKTHLKDSCGCGHSADTAMVNGDGAHGHTEETESKQDGNCEADGGEESNEQEVIVIQDTGFTVKIQAPGTEPFDLQVSPQEMVQEIHQVLMDREDTCHRTCFSLQLDGNVLDNFAELKSIEGLQEGSLLKVVEEPYTVREARIHVRHIRDLLKSLDPSDAYNGVDCNSLSFLSIFTDGDLGDSGKRKKKGNELEQIDCTPPEHILPGSKERPLVPLQPQNKDWKPMQCLKVLTMSGWNPPPGNRKMHGDLMYLYIVTVEERHVSVTASTRGFYLNQSTTYTFNPKPANPSFLSHSLVELLSQISPAFKKNFTALQKKRVQRHPFERIATPFQVYSWTAPQVDHAMDCVRAEDAYTSRLGYEEHIPGQTRDWNEELQTTRELPRKNLPERLLRERAIFKVHSDFAAAATRGAMAVIDGNVMAINPGEETRMQMFIWNNIFFSLGFDVRDHYRELGGDAAAHAAPTNDLNGVRAYGAVDVEGLYTLGTVVVDYRGYRVTAQSIIPGILEREQEQSVIYGSIDFGKTVVSHSKYLELLEKTSRPLKVQRHSVLNEKTETVELCSSVECKGIIGNDGRHYILDLLRTFPPDLNFLPVDGEVLSPESQRQGFPRQHRHRLACLRQELIEAFVEQRYLLFMKMAALQLMQQKANKDTKTDTAAITETSETTSESKDDTTQTQTAASDSSCPADISIDSTNQTDNSTSAASQAASDGEENSTKPTTNGPLELTATQNGECKSPLEGKEFEESIPGLAQAKELAETLVAEDGSCIDPKSREVVLNACKAVGSISNTSFDIRFNPDIFSPGVRFPDESADDVQKQKQLLKDAAAFLVSCQVPSLVKDCLDHSSVPMDGATLTEALHQRGINVRYLGSLLEFVDKTPAKAQLEHFYRIGISELITRCAKHIFKTYLQGVELSALSAAVSHFLNCFLSSFPDAVAHLPPDELVSRRKSRKRRNRVPGSGDNTAWASLTPSELWKNIASEAQSYYHFTIQCESVDQVVEKYGLQKITLLREISVKTGIQILIKEYNFDSRHKPAFTEEDILNIFPVVKHVNPKASDAFHFFQSGQAKVQQGFLKEGCELINEALNLFNNVYGAMHVEICACLRLLARLNYIMGDHPEALSNQQKAVLMSERVLGIEHPNTIQEYMHLALYCFANGQLSTALKLLYRARYLLLLVCGEDHPEMALLDSNIGLVLHGVMEYDLSLRFLENALTINTKYHGPRSLKVALSHHLVARVYESKAEFRSALQHEKEGYTIYKNQMGEAHEKTKESSEYLKYLTQQAVALQRTMNEIYKNGSNASIMPLKFTAPSMASVLEQLNIINGIIFIPLSQKDLENLKAEVQRRQQLQELGKSEEPSEDSPLELEDKIPID, from the exons GGCACAGTGCAGATACAGCCATGGTGAATGGTGACGGGGCTCACGGGCACACAGAGGAGACAGAATCCAAACAGGATGGGAACTGTGAAGCGGATGGAGGGGAAGAGTCCAATGAACAGGAAGTGATCGTGATCCAGGACACAGGCTTCACCGTTAAGATCCAGGCACCAGGGACAGAGCCATTCGACCTGCAG GTATCTCCCCAGGAAATGGTTCAGGAGATCCATCAAGTGTTGATGGACCGTGAGGACACCTGCCACCGCACCTGCTTCTCCCTGCAGCTGGACGGAAATGTGCTGGACAACTTTGCTGAGCTCAAGTCCATCGAGGGTCTGCAGGAGGGCTCGCTGCTCAAAGTGGTGGAAG AGCCGTACACGGTGCGTGAGGCCCGCATTCATGTGCGTCACATCAGAGACCTGCTGAAGAGTCTGGACCCTTCAGATGCCTACAATGGGGTGGACTGtaactctctctccttccttaGTATCTTCACTGATGGTGACCTTGGAG ATAGCGGTAAGCGAAAGAAGAAGGGCAATGAGCTGGAACAGATTGACTGCACGCCTCCAGAGCACATCCTGCCTGGCAGCAAAGAGCGCCCCCTGGTGCCCCTCCAGCCACAGAACAAGGACTGGAAG CCCATGCAGTGCCTAAAGGTCCTAACCATGAGCGGCTGGAACCCTCCACCTGGAAACAGGAAGATGCACGGTGACCTCATGTACTTGTACATTGTGACTGTGGAGGAGCGCCATGTTAGCGTCACTGCCTCAACACGCGGCTTCTACCTCAACCA ATCTACTACCTACACCTTCAACCCTAAGCCAGCCAACCCAAGCTTCCTGAGCCATTCTCTGGTTGAGCTGCTGAGCCAGATCAGCCCTGCCTTTAAGAAAAACTTCACTGCCCTGCAAAAGAAAAG AGTCCAGAGACACCCTTTTGAGAGGATAGCCACGCCTTTCCAGGTGTACAGCTGGACAGCCCCGCAGGTAGACCATGCTATGGACTGTGTCCGAGCCGAGGACGCCTACACCTCCCGCCTGGGTTATGAGGAGCATATACCTGGACAG ACCAGGGATTGGAATGAGGAACTTCAGACAACCAGAGAGTTGCCCCGGAAAAACCTGCCTGAACGCCTGCTGAGGGAGAGAGCCATATTTAAG GTCCACAGTGACTTTGCGGCTGCTGCTACTCGAGGTGCCATGGCAGTAATCGACGGAAATGTAATGGCCATCAATCCTGGAGAGGAAACACGTATGCAGATGTTCATCTGGAACAATATCTTCTTTAGCCTAGGCTTTGACGTGAGGGACCACTATCGGGAACTGGGTGGAGACGCCGCTGCCCACGCTGCACCCACAAATGACTTGAACGGTGTACGAGCGTACGGTGCTGTGGATGTGGAGGGGCTGTACACTCTGGGCACAGTAGTGGTGGACTATAGAGGGTATCGTGTCACAGCCCAGTCCATCATCCCTGGGATCCTTGAGCGTGAGCAGGAGCAGAGCGTCATCTACGGATCCATCGACTTTGGAAAGACGGTGGTGTCTCACAGTAAATACCTGGAGCTGCTGGAGAAGACAAGCAGGCCACTTAAG GTCCAGAGACACAGTGTACTAAATGAGAAAACTGAGACGGTAGAGCTATGCTCTTCTGTCGAATGCAAGGGCATTATTGGAAACGATGGCCGACACTACATCTTGGACCTACTTCGCACTTTCCCTCCTGACCTTAACTTCCTGCCTGTGGATGGAGAGGTGCTGTCTCCAGAGAGTCAGCGCCAGGGCTTCCCCCGCCAGCACCGCCACCGCCTTGCTTGTCTACGCCAGGAGCTCATTGAGGCCTTTGTTGAGCAGAG ATATCTTCTCTTCATGAAAATGGCAGCACTACAGCTCATGCAGCAGAAAGCAAACAAGGACACAAAGACTGACACAGCCGCTATCACAGAAACCTCAGAAACGACCTCAGAAAGCAAAGATGATACAACCCAGACACAGACCGCTGCATCAGATTCTTCCTGTCCAGCAGACATCTCCATAGACAGCACAAACCAGACAGACAACAGCACTTCTGCTGCTTCACAGGCAGCCAGTGACGGTGAAGAAAACTCCACGAAGCCCACCACAAACGGGCCTCTTGAGCTCACAGCCACCCAGAATGGGGAATGCAAGAGCCCACTGGAGGGTAAGGAGTTTGAGGAAAGTATTCCAGGATTAGCTCAGGCCAAAGAGCTGGCGGAGACCTTAGTTGCCGAAGATGGATCTTGTATTG ATCCCAAAAGCCGTGAGGTCGTCCTCAACGCCTGCAAGGCAGTGGGCTCCATCAGCAACACGTCTTTTGACATTCGCTTCAACCCTGACATCTTCTCCCCAG gagTACGTTTCCCGGATGAGAGTGCAGATGATGTACAGAAACAAAAGCAGCTTCTCAAAGATGCTGCTGCCTTCCTGGTTTCCTGTCAGGTCCCATCACTG GTTAAAGACTGTTTGGACCACAGCTCTGTGCCCATGGATGGAGCCACACTGACTGAAGCCTTGCACCAGAGAGGCATCAATGTCCGCTATTTGGGCTCATTGCTGGAGTTTGTGGACAAAACTCCTGCCAAAGCCCAGCTAGAGCACTTTTAT AGAATAGGCATCAGTGAGCTCATCACCAGATGTGCAAAACATATCTTCAAGACATACCTCCAG GGTGTGGAGTTGTCTGCCCTTTCTGCCGCTGTAAGCCATTTCCTCAACTGCTTCCTGAGTTCCTTCCCTGACGCAGTTGCCCACCTTCCTCCTGACGAGCTGGTGTCGCGCCGCAAAAGCCGCAAGCGCCGTAACAGGGTACCTGGCAGTGGTGATAACACGGCGTGGGCAAGCTTGACGCCCAGCGAGTTGTGGAAGAACATTGCCTCTGAGGCCCAGAGTTACTATCACTTCACTATACAGTG TGAAAGTGTGGACCAGGTGGTGGAGAAATATGGCCTCCAGAAAATCACTCTGCTCAGAGAAATTTCAGTCAAAACTGGCATCCAG ATTTTGATAAAGGAATATAACTTTGACAGCCGCCACAAGCCTGCCTTCACAGAAGAGGATATCCTGAATATTTTCCCTGTCGTGAAGCATGTTAACCCCAAAGCCTCAGATGCCTTCCACTTCTTCCAGAGTGGACAGGCCAAAGTGCAGCAAG GTTTCCTGAAGGAGGGCTGCGAGCTGATAAATGAGGCACTTAACCTCTTTAACAATGTGTACGGAGCCATGCACGTTGAGATTTGTGCCTGCCTGCGTCTCCTGGCACGCCTTAATTACATCATGGGAGATCATCCTGAG GCTCTGAGCAACCAGCAGAAAGCTGTTCTGATGAGTGAACGAGTCCTTGGCATTGAGCACCCCAACACGATTCAAGAATAT ATGCACTTGGCACTGTACTGCTTTGCAAATGGGCAGCTGTCCACAGCCCTGAAGCTGCTGTATCGTGCCCGTTACCTCTTGTTGTTGGTGTGTGGGGAGGACCACCCAGAGATGGCGTTGCTAGAC AGTAACATTGGGCTGGTGCTGCACGGAGTTATGGAGTATGATTTATCACTGAGATTCCTGGAGAACGCCTTGACCATCAACACAAAGTACCATGGACCCCGGTCCCTCAAAGTGGCCCTAAG CCATCATTTGGTGGCAAGGGTTTACGAGAGCAAGGCCGAATTTCGCTCTGCACTGCAGCATGAGAAGGAGGGTTACACCATTTACAAGAACCAG ATGGGAGAGGCACATGAGAAAACCAAGGAGAGTTCAGAGTACCTGAAGTATCTCACCCAACAGGCTGTAGCTCTACAGAGAACCATGAATGAGATCTACAAGAACGGTTCTAATGCTAGCATCATGCCCCTCAAG TTCACTGCTCCCAGCATGGCCAGTGTCCTGGAGCAGCTCAACATTATCAACGGCATCATCTTTATACCACTCag CCAAAAGGATCTGGAGAACTTGAAGGCGGAGGTTCAGAGGCGGCAGCAGCTGCAGGAACTGGGGAAGAGTGAGGAGCCTTCTGAGGACAGCCCACTGGAGCTGGAGGACAAAATTCCCATAGATTAA